In the genome of Oncorhynchus clarkii lewisi isolate Uvic-CL-2024 unplaced genomic scaffold, UVic_Ocla_1.0 unplaced_contig_1070_pilon_pilon, whole genome shotgun sequence, one region contains:
- the LOC139403542 gene encoding uncharacterized protein, translated as MMDIEHEAFCKLRRSMHPNSPADIDPKVHSIVERAVRSILGEQSNEPSSNLLSPSQVVVEVVPRLLLALWLQEDHSEHTILIGGMAVGMVAAVVEKLSCMLKDPSLHIPFSRAAAFDSVRSILGRISQSFSTDDLQSPFYMSSVCAFVADEVQSCFQPPAATLPVPPVLGVAVSTTLPADIQADPASSHLEVVDITPNTEADQASFHLEVLDITRKTEADPASSHLEVEDITTNTEADPASSHLEVVDITSNTEADQASSHLERQIRLLPT; from the exons ATGATGGACATAGAGCACGAGGCTTTCTGCAAGCTCCGCCGCTCCATGCACCCCAACTCGCCAGCTGACAT CGATCCTAAGGTCCACAGCATCGTGGAGAGAGCTGTGAGGAGCATTCTGGGCGAGCAGTCCAATGAGCCCAGTAGCAACCTGCTCAGCCCATctcaggtggtggtggaggtggtgcccAGGCTCCTCCTGGCCCTGTGGCTTCAGGAAGACCATTCAGAGCACACAATCCTAATAGGTGGGATGGCCGTGGGCATGGTGGCGGCCGTAGTGGAGAAGCTCTCCTGCATGTTAAAGGACCCTTCCCTTCACATCCCTTTCTCCCGGGCTGCTGCTTTTGACTCTGTGCGGTCGATCCTCGGGAGAATCAGTCAGTCTTTCTCCACGGATGACCTCCAGAGCCCTTTTTATATGAGCTCTGTCTGTGCCTTTGTGGCGGACGAGGTGCAGAGCTGCTTCCAGCCCCCTGCAGCCACCCTACCAGTCCCCCCTGTCCTCGGGGTGGCCGTTTCAACCACACTACCAGCTGACATCCAAGCAG ACCCGGCTTCTTCCCACCTCGAGGTTGTAGACATCACCCCTAACACAGAGGCAGATCAGGCTTCTTTCCACCTGGAGGTTTTGGACATCACCCGTAAGACAGAGGCAGACCCGGCATCTTCCCACCTGGAGGTTGAGgacatcaccactaacacagaggcAGACCCGGCATCTTCCCACCTGGAGGTTGTGGACATCACCAGTAACACAGAGGCAGATCAGGCTTCTTCCCACCTGGAG AGGCAGATCCGGCTTCTTCCCACCTGA